Part of the Musa acuminata AAA Group cultivar baxijiao unplaced genomic scaffold, Cavendish_Baxijiao_AAA HiC_scaffold_1138, whole genome shotgun sequence genome, tatgttggagagtttcaagcaagatactgctGCTAACTCGactacagaggcagagtacattgctatagtagaggtagcaaaggagggagtctagatgaagaagtttatcatacaTCTAGCAGTCGTACCGAGCAGCGAGAAGTCGATTCCCTTACATTATGACAACAACTGGGTGattactcaagcgaaggaacccaggtctcatcagaagtctaaacatattctgaggaggttccacctaattagagagatcgtgacccgaggagatatagtagtggaaagaagaGTTCTATCTAAAGATAACATCACAAAtctactaacaaagtcgttgtcttatattgtctttaagcgtcataggtgcttgatggggatcaaacatggaggtgattagctttaggttaagtgggagattgctagttataagtgccctgtaagctaatcacgtgagtgatggaacgtgtgacttgacatgcagtctttttgcttattattattatttagtattttatcactttatattgcttgttgcatgaatatattatgatgtccatggatatttgcaatgggaatcagatcatgatgatatcatgataatgagaccgattcgcctttaaacacagatcctaaataatcctggtcataggttactcgagagagatattgagataaccagacagactggtgtgctgtatacccatctatatgatggatacagttggtctcatagctactcgtgtggggacactagggatacagtgcatatgttcattagagaatgagttcactaattgatccgctcatagaatgctagatggttaataataccttattgttagacagcgattctgatgtcctagtggtgtacttggtctttagacttgagacgccaaggatgtcctatatgagtactctattttttgatactagacttataagcctagaagttccaaatctagcacagctagtcatcgggagtggtagtcaatcttacaaggactattaagtgttgatagaagatcatccactctcggtgtcatgaaaggaatatcccatgtattcttgctcagacaaatccttggctagggtcattcggattgagagagaaagagttctccaagagaatccaattaaaacgagactcgtgtagaaattgtatgggcctaacagcaccatactcggtatatagtctctgagatattagatggataagagactataggtacacggtaattgaggatagacaagtctaatggattagattctcctatatcatctggggactacagctTAGTGGCCTAATACATCTACAGTTGAtgggtcgagtgaattattatagagatgaaaagataaaacaattaaagcaaaagaatcagacattgggccagagtcaaagatcagacATCGGGTCGGAAGAATCGAATGTTGCgcgaagatcggatgttgcgggagtCAATATGCCAATAGATTGGGTGATACGCCGAAGGTTCAAACGATGCGTCAGAAGTTCACCAGAAATTCGCtaggagttcggatgaacaaatgacaaGTCTGACAACTTAGATGTGTTAAGAGCATTTTACCATCCTATTCACCATCTCTTCCACTGTACCATTTGCTTAACCATCGTTTCACTGTTCATGGCCAAGAGCATTAGGTCTTTTCTAGTTGTGTTAATAGTTGTTTGCGGGAGGAATATTCTGTGCCCTTAAAACTTAAGTAATGTTTAGGACTAGCACTTGACATGCTTTGTTTTCAGTATTTTCTCCCAAAGCAAGCCTTTTAACCTGGCTCCCCTTCCCTCCCCCCGCCTTGTTTTTATTTACATAGTTATTTTAAACTTACGTGTATAGATTTATTAAATCATTACTCAAACTAATCGAAAAGTTAAACAAgtcatgattataaaaatgacTTAGCATTctcattattaatatttatttttctcaagCTCTTTCACTTCCATTTCTCACTACAccctttatttttttctcaccaCACATCACTCCATTAATCCTACATCAATTTGAACATCTCCAATAGTTCCACTTATTAGTTAGACCTCCATATTAGGTTTCACCCCAAATCACCAAATCAGACTTCTTCTCCGACTTCAAAAACTAAGATTTGAAAGTAGGATCAATCATCTTACTTCTAAAACTATAAGATTTAAAAGTAGGATCAATCATCTTAAGCATCTTAAAGGTAGCTCAATTTAATAGGACAATATAGTATTGAGCATCGTGAAAGCAGAGGATGTGTGATCTGACTGCATCATCCAGCATCTAAAGATTTCTGTCAATTCCTTGAATTCAGGAGCAAAACATGTATATGATTTGTGCTGTTCCATCAACTCTTGGAGAGATCAGGTTCTGAATTCCCTGGACTGCAGCAGTTTACATGAACTCATGCATGGAGATACAAAAAGAATCCAACAGCCACTTGAACAGAATAGctcagtagagagagagagagagagagagagagagattgtcatTGTCAAGGAGCTAAAATTACTCAATCATCATCGATGTAGATTGTTTCTTGCTTGAAGAGGCCACCAAAGATGTTCTTCACCTCTGGCGTGGGATCTGGCTGCTTGGGCTTTGGCTTCTGGGGAGGCTTCTTCACTACTGCCTTCTTggatggcaaattccgagccttAGCTTGGCCTCTAACGGTGGCAATCTGCGTCCTCGCTTTCTTCTCCTCCATATCCTCGGTGTCGTTGTTGTTGATCTGAGACACCGCTGCTGTTACCTGAGTGCTCAGTTTGTCCCAGGAGAAGTCGTTGCCGAGTCCCTTGGCTTTAATGAAGAGGTTGTCAAGCGAAGACCCTGCCTCCACCACTCGCCGCTGAGCTTCCTTGTTGAGGTTGGTGGCTCGGGTTTTCTTCTCCGACAGCTTCTTCACCTCTTCTTCCAGCTTTTTCGCTGCCTCTTCAGCCTCGGTAGCTTTCGCTGCAGCTCGCATTGCCTCCTCCGCTGCCTTTGCCTTCGCCACGGCTTCGGCGTAGGCTTTCCTTCTTCCATCTTCGGGTATCGCACTGAGGACAATGAAGATTATTGTTGTGACATAGTCATTGTAGCTGTTCTAATCAAGCAAAGTAATTGCAACTAATTTCTACCGTTTCTGACAGAAATAAGCTTATAATTCTTGGTTAATCCACCGAAAGATGCATACTAGGAGTTGCCATGTGTGGCTTGTTTACCCGAAAAGTTCTTGTGTGGGTTTTGAGGTTGCTGATGGGCTGGTGGAGACTTCAACGACCTGCAAAAACACAAGAAAGCTTATTCACAACTCCTGCATGAGAGCAAGCACACCATTTTATAGTGTGGTTTCACAATTCTTTATGACAGATGTGCTGTTCTCACAAACCATGAAATGGTAAATACATAGATCCCAGAGTTTAGCAGAATCAAAGTAGAAGATTATACATGACTTGGATTGTATCATTGTGAATTGGAGTTTGGGAGTAATATTTCTTTCTATTGGTAATCAATATCGAAATCTCACTTAGGTTATCAGAGCAATCAGAACAGACATAATAAATGGCAAGAAATTGGAAACTCTTTAAGCCAACAGAACAATCAAAACAAGCTTCTGCTTATGTTTACACACACAaagaaaaataacaataaaattaTTGTGACATTATTATTTGTATTATATTGGAAGAGAAGGCATACTCTTGAAGAATCCAAATTCGACTCATGAATTAAGAGAGTAAACTTCATGTACCCAAGTACTTCAACTTAACTATCGAATATCTGGTTTGAATTCTGAAGTTAATCATTCATATTGTAAAAGAATTTAACTTTCAATTGAGAAATGTAAGGCTCATCCGTAATCCTTATTTCCTATCTTATACTATTATATTTCCCTGCACAAAGACTATATTGATCTATAATATCCATCTCTACAAGTTGAACTACAATTATATATATTGACTCTTTGGATTTGGATGTAACTGATGCGATCAGGTATAGTATCTtgaaacatatgtatatatgtatcgtCAAATATTATATTAGTCTATAAGCTACAACCAAATTAAGGGTACAAGCTCAAGTCTAAGTCCAGTCTATTTCTATTTGAATTCTTTTTTGAATATTTCCAACCAAAACAAATTTACATACAGAAGCTATTCTTCAAATGTAAATCATTATTTGGATGCAAATTACAACATCCAAACTCACATCCAAATAGCTATCAAGTACAGAATGAAGAACCAATCAAAGGGATCAAAATTTGCTGAAGCAACAGGACAATCAAGGTTACTGAGATAAAAATTGCATGCCTTACTAAATCCAAGTTCAATGCTTTATCTTCATGAATGTGTTCAAAGAGAAAAGGCAGGGCAGGTTGCATACCTTATTCTCTGCAATAGAGGTATCTGAGAATACATCAGCCACCAGTTTGGCAATCTGCGACTTCGAGACCTGCAAAGTAAGATTCAGGGTGCAGGTCATCGCCATTGATGTTGTTGATGAAAGCTAGCCGTCGCCTATGATACCTTGAATTCACTTGCTGTTCCGGTGGTGCTCCCTTCCTCTGATACCACCAATCCATATGAGCTCTCGTCCGAGTAGTCCTCGGTGAAGGCGGCCTTGATGAGTGTGTAGCTCACGTCCAACTCTGCCACTTTGGAGAGGAACTCCCCCAGCGTCAGCGGCTGAGACCGAGCAAAGAGGTTGGAGAAGAAGGAGCTGATTCCGTCGAGCACGTTGTATGTGGACTGGCCGGAGAACCCACCGGGCCCCGAGTTGTAAACCACAGCGACGTGGCCCACGCCAGCGAGCTGGGCTGCGCGGACGACCTCGAGGGCGTCGTCGGTGGTGACCTCGGCCGACGGTCCGTTCTCCGCGGCGCCGACCGTGACGACCACCTTGGTGGCGAGGCCGATGGCCTTCGCGATCGACTCGGCGTCGCTGAACGACGACTCCACCGCGTTCAACCGCTTCGACTCCTCCGGCGAGATGATCTGTTGCATTGAACGCATCAAGTTAAGTCCTTCCCGAGCTTACATCGATCTAAACGAGCATACCTTGTACGTTGAGACGACACGGGCGAGATCCTGAGCGGAGGGTAGATCGGGCACGCCGGCCCTGACGCTGAAACCCTGGCGAAGGAGCGCCCAGGAAATCCTTGCGCCGGCTTGCCCCGTGGCGCCGGCAACGAAGACCGTGCGAGGGTCTTTCCGCCTCGTGCTGGCGAACAGCGTCGTCGACGGAGACGTCACAACCGGAACGAGGGACTTGGCGTCGGggattttgccgaaatcgatgaaGAAACGGTTGGCTTTGTTGGCAGATCCCTCCCCCttcgcttcctcctccgacgaagcATCTCCTTGCGGCTTCCCGAAGCTGAACAGGTTCTGCCTGGCTTGGGCCGTCACCGTCTTGAGGGACTTGTGCTCGCGCGTCGAGCAGAGGCGGCGGCGGCCACCACCAGGCGCGATGCGGAAGGAGTTGGAGGTGAGCGCAGGCGCCATGAGAGGAGACGGAGGTTGTACTTGGTGTATTGTTGGGCGTCTCAGGCTCCTCCGGCCAAACTGGGATGGCGAGCTTGGCGCCGGTAAAAGGATGGAGATGTGGCGAGTGGATGAGCTGCGGCACGAATGGGCCAATAGGACGACGCCATGTTATCATTATCTGCGCGCGGAGTCCGCGCACCAGACGTTTGTTGTTATGACGCAAGACCCACAAATTATaagcaggatccaatcagcagaaGACCCAATCCACGACCTCGCGGTCACGAAATTATACGACCATATCCACCTCAATTTTGTGATGACATTATTCCACATAAAGCTCAAACAATACACGAAACCGTTAGCCAACCCGATCCATTTATTCTTCCTGAAAGAGTGCAAAACTGACTCAATATGAACCGGTTCGGTTCAGTTTAATCTTGATGCGACCCGTTCGCCTAACCCAACTCGGTTCAATTTGGTCTCCCGATACGTGGCAAAACGGAGTAGATTGTATGATCATTAAACAATTTGGTTTTAGATTGTATTGATCGCTATAGTAAAACCATGCACATATCGTCTTGCCTTTGCTGTGTTCCATGGGAACATTTTCACTGTCCTTTAAATAAATAATAGTATGTTTGGCGGCACAAATCAATGTTTATGATAAGATTGTTAGtacattttaaaatataaatatatcgaaTGAGATCTTAATTTATTAGTATTTGTTAAGAGGGTCCAATACACCATCATCATCAGTGTTTTATGTATCTATCgaatatattaaataaactttTGAAACTCTCAGTATTTAGTAAGTTACATAATTACCACATCAAtagtttatatataaaaatatattgaatAATGTTTCGAACATCAACCATTAATCTTTAGTAAATGGGTTtgatacatcatgattagagcaaTATTTTAAAAGTAAAATGTATAAGATGAGATTTCAAATACTTAATCTTTGCTAAATACGTATAATATAATATCATCATACTAATATTTTacatacaaataaaaatatttaaactttGATAAATAGGTCTGATGCATCACCATCATACCAATATTTAAATTATAGGATGTCAATCTTATGGATACTATTATTTagagaaaaaaatctaaaataggcaCTAATTAGAGTATTAGCATGTTAAATAGATAGATCCTTGAGTAAAATATCCATCTCCTCCTTAACATGCTTATATAGAACAGAAGATTCATTTATAATTTCACAAATAGAAGGATCACAAACCTTATGACACAATGCCAaaggggtatatatatatatatatatatatatatatatatatatatatatatatatatatatatatatatatatatatatatatatatatatgaggtcaTATGAACCACCAGTGAAGAACCTAGTTTAATGGATTAACTGAAAAGAGAACTTAAGCCTGTCATATGGTGCTATGATCACTAGAAGGATAAACTTGTAGAGGCATGCAATGTAGGAATTGTATGACACACAAGAAAGAAGGAATTGGCAGTTGTGTTAGAAGAAATGAGAGAGCATATTTGTGTtgtttgagacaaaaaaaaattgatgaattacCTGCACCATGCATGAAGCCAGAAATCCTGAATGTAAAACACCATGGCACTAACTttttaatagatgaatctttgagGCTTGGATCAACAGAATATATGAAAGCATTAAGCATAAGATTGTGACAAAAGAAGAGGAGCAGAGTGTCTATTGCCATCACTGTTGCCCAAGATGAGAACAAGGAAATTATGATTCTTGATCAAATAGAAGATGACACCAATCAGGCAAAGATGTATCAAATTGTCAAGTATTTATAGTACACTACACATTCTTTAGGATAAAAAAGGGGAGGACAAAGCACATACACATATTGTGATATTAGATCATATTTGAGAACCTAAAATGATGTTCTTTCCCTACTACAGTCATTGCCTTGCCAGTCTAAAAGAGGAAAAGTTGATGCCTTTGATTGCTTAAACAGCCTTGTTATGAACATAAACTGAATCTACTCCACTGCCCTTTCCTCTACTCTGTATCTCAACTTTTACATAGATTAGCAATGGATATATGCAACATGATATTCTGACTTTTGACTtggtttgcatgacacaaaattTCTCAATTATAATTGTAGTGACAGTCTTCTTATGAAATGGGATTCATGTTATTCACTGAAGATAATAATCTGTAGTACTAAAGCATAGTGAACCTTTACAGTGATACGAGGTATAGCCATCAATTCATTTCTGTCGACATGGATCAGATATTTTCATGACAACCATGAATCCTTATCTAGCATCTAGCATTTTCAAAGGCAATATGTTCCAATTTCTTAAGAATTTTAAATCAATCAAGTATGCAAAACAACATTAATGGGAGGGCAGCAGAAGACTCAAAGGAACTCTTCTACACAAGATTATACACAAATTCTAAATCATGTAGACTATCCATCCTGAGTGGTCTCTTAGCTGCCATCATCAGTTTATATGTGTTATGGGAGATGACAAGGATAGATGCTGGAGTGTTAGTGTAATAATATGAAATATAACCTTTGATTAAAGTATAAACAGGTTAAATGTTGAAATCAAACTAGGGATTTTGTGAAAAAGAATGTGGAGATTTGGGGAATATGATCTAGCACCACCAAAGAAAGAAGAATTGGAAAAGAAATTATGGGAAGAATAAATATCATTGGAAAGCCAACGGAATGAGAAAGCCGAAAACAATAGCGAGTTAgttctttttggaaaaaaaacaGCAGGCAGCGGAAGGGACTATTTATAACCTTTTTCCACCAATTCAAGACTCCAAAGTCATAATGAGCATGCCACATGGCACGTTGCAGGTGCCCTGCATGCTGCGTGTGACAGGCAAGCAACAACGTGGCCACTCGCACGCATTGCATGCGACAGACACTCTATGTCGTTGCGACTCTTAGTCACACGCTGGACGCATGAGTCGCAACGAATGGTGCTCCTGTGAAAAGGTAAGGGTAAAGAGGTAAGTCAGGAAAAAGTTTAGTGTCTCCCTCTAAAAGCTCTAATAGGAAGCAGACCATTACCATTAAAAAATCATTTACAAACATCTATatacataatatgtatatatgtgcatGTGTGTGTACATGTGGATGATGTATAAGCTAAAACTGATTATGGTGATATATATGTGCATGTGGATGATGTATAAGCTAAAACTGATCATGGTGATACACAACTCCAGAGATTCATAGATGTATCACAAAGACAATGCTAACTAGTGGTGCAAACTGCAAAGAGGTAGAGGCTGAtgaaactaaaacttctttagaaataattaAAAGATATATCACAGCTGTGAGTTCTACTACTGATATTGCCACCAACAAAGCTCAATGACAAGCAAAGACATGCAGCTTCAGTTTGATgttaattatttatatatgtttccATATGCATGTGTATTTGTATAATATTTGTATATATCTGTGTGTATGTGCACCTGTGCACACAAAGCAATAGGTTAAGGCTTATGTTAATTTGATTCATCAATTACTTAATAGTAACTGACATTTGTACACATGTGGCCAAAAATTAAGAAATATAATAGAATAAGTCACGGAACGATACAAATAAAAGCATGAACAATATTGTACCAATGGACACATTTCATGCATCAATTATATTGATAGCTTCCCGATAATTACTTAATAGTAACTGACATTTGGACACATGTGGCCAAAAATATGTAGTCAACGGAATATATCTCCATCCTACCTGAGAGAGAAGGAATGCATCAAAATGAAAGAGCACAAATTTCATTAAAGTAATTTTGGTAATACTAGAAGCACTAGATCTCAATTTGCCTAAATCAGGATGTACTAGATGGTATTTAATGGTCCCCACTTCAATCGGCATGCAAACCAAGGCTTTTCGCTCTGCTTCAGTCCAATAAGCATGTTAACCCTCTGCTTCACTTTTCAAGTTTTCACAGTTATTGAAATCTTTCTAatatcctctctctctttctccattGCCCACTCTTCCTTATCTCGATCCGTCTCTCATTGCTCGCTAATTCGTCATTGTTGTTACCTACTGCTAATGCTGCCCATCACTCACCATTGCCTACCTGTCTGGTACTTcatctcatcctcctcctcctccagtgattcttcttcctcctcccttcctattctcctcattCAGTGCTGACTAGTATGCCGGTGTATTATG contains:
- the LOC135671234 gene encoding protein PLASTID TRANSCRIPTIONALLY ACTIVE 16, chloroplastic-like, which produces MAPALTSNSFRIAPGGGRRRLCSTREHKSLKTVTAQARQNLFSFGKPQGDASSEEEAKGEGSANKANRFFIDFGKIPDAKSLVPVVTSPSTTLFASTRRKDPRTVFVAGATGQAGARISWALLRQGFSVRAGVPDLPSAQDLARVVSTYKIISPEESKRLNAVESSFSDAESIAKAIGLATKVVVTVGAAENGPSAEVTTDDALEVVRAAQLAGVGHVAVVYNSGPGGFSGQSTYNVLDGISSFFSNLFARSQPLTLGEFLSKVAELDVSYTLIKAAFTEDYSDESSYGLVVSEEGSTTGTASEFKVSKSQIAKLVADVFSDTSIAENKVVEVSTSPSATSKPTQELFGAIPEDGRRKAYAEAVAKAKAAEEAMRAAAKATEAEEAAKKLEEEVKKLSEKKTRATNLNKEAQRRVVEAGSSLDNLFIKAKGLGNDFSWDKLSTQVTAAVSQINNNDTEDMEEKKARTQIATVRGQAKARNLPSKKAVVKKPPQKPKPKQPDPTPEVKNIFGGLFKQETIYIDDD